A DNA window from Alligator mississippiensis isolate rAllMis1 chromosome 11, rAllMis1, whole genome shotgun sequence contains the following coding sequences:
- the RPP25 gene encoding ribonuclease P protein subunit p25 isoform X1: MAAEGAESKPMPPVTQSRMENFRKVKTSEEDSPLPFTGLAPDVVEMKVKEGSKIRNLMGFAMSRMELKGTRQIVFSGCGRAVTKTITCVEIMKRKLGGLHQVTKVRYKTLVEVWENKDPLPNGQVETLTVHKNVPSICILLSKDPLDPSEMGYQPPEPREGLWPEEEEIEDEISTSSPKGMKRPLTSPQEELNNKKLQVQVPESQKGSGMMDYMLDYPH; this comes from the coding sequence ATGGCTGCTGAAGGGGCAGAATCCAAGCCCATGCCTCCTGTCACCCAGTCCAGGATGGAGAACTTCAGGAAGGTGAAGACATCAGAGGAAGACAGCCCGCTGCCCTTTACTGGCCTGGCCCCTGATGTGGTGGAAATGAAGGTGAAGGAGGGCAGCAAGATCCGAAACTTGATGGGGTTTGCCATGTCCAGGATGGAGCTGAAGGGCACTCGGCAGATTGTCTTCAGTGGCTGTGGCCGGGCGGTCACCAAGACCATTACTTGTGTGGAGATCATGAAAAGGAAGCTGGGGGGTCTCCACCAGGTCACCAAGGTGCGCTACAAGACCCTGGTGGAAGTCTGGGAAAACAAGGACCCTCTGCCCAATGGCCAAGTGGAGACCCTGACTGTCCATAAGAATGTGCCCTCCATCTGCATCCTGCTCTCCAAGGACCCCCTGGATCCCAGTGAAATGGGCTACCAacccccagagcccagggaagggctctGGCCAGAAGAGGAGGAGATAGAGGATGAGATATCCACTTCCTCCCCAAAGGGCATGAAGAGACCTTTGACATCTCCACAGGAGGAACTGAATAACAAGAAGTTGCAGGTACAGGTACCAGAGAGTCAAAAGGGCTCAGGGATGATGGACTACATGCTGGACTATCCTCACTGa
- the RPP25 gene encoding ribonuclease P protein subunit p25 isoform X2, producing MENFRKVKTSEEDSPLPFTGLAPDVVEMKVKEGSKIRNLMGFAMSRMELKGTRQIVFSGCGRAVTKTITCVEIMKRKLGGLHQVTKVRYKTLVEVWENKDPLPNGQVETLTVHKNVPSICILLSKDPLDPSEMGYQPPEPREGLWPEEEEIEDEISTSSPKGMKRPLTSPQEELNNKKLQVQVPESQKGSGMMDYMLDYPH from the coding sequence ATGGAGAACTTCAGGAAGGTGAAGACATCAGAGGAAGACAGCCCGCTGCCCTTTACTGGCCTGGCCCCTGATGTGGTGGAAATGAAGGTGAAGGAGGGCAGCAAGATCCGAAACTTGATGGGGTTTGCCATGTCCAGGATGGAGCTGAAGGGCACTCGGCAGATTGTCTTCAGTGGCTGTGGCCGGGCGGTCACCAAGACCATTACTTGTGTGGAGATCATGAAAAGGAAGCTGGGGGGTCTCCACCAGGTCACCAAGGTGCGCTACAAGACCCTGGTGGAAGTCTGGGAAAACAAGGACCCTCTGCCCAATGGCCAAGTGGAGACCCTGACTGTCCATAAGAATGTGCCCTCCATCTGCATCCTGCTCTCCAAGGACCCCCTGGATCCCAGTGAAATGGGCTACCAacccccagagcccagggaagggctctGGCCAGAAGAGGAGGAGATAGAGGATGAGATATCCACTTCCTCCCCAAAGGGCATGAAGAGACCTTTGACATCTCCACAGGAGGAACTGAATAACAAGAAGTTGCAGGTACAGGTACCAGAGAGTCAAAAGGGCTCAGGGATGATGGACTACATGCTGGACTATCCTCACTGa